In one window of Hymenobacter nivis DNA:
- a CDS encoding glycosyltransferase produces the protein MLSIIICSRDPETLAKVSQSIADTVGVPYEIIAIDNSTKKYGICEAYNLGAAQAKYETLCFMHEDIRFHTDSWGSVVVEILRDATIGVLGVAGGTFQPKAPTGWGADSAASIYMNITHTVNGEAPKLDRINPTDAVLVDVAAVDGVWLCVRKSVWQESPFDAVAFPGFHFYDVDFCTRIFLKYRICVTFNVMIEHFSKGSYDDKWYKEALSFYKKRRQYLPFGVKELSDQEKERISLKELIYFTCGFIDRKISKADSVYLVHDCLARSSYKRESWWLIKKLLTGR, from the coding sequence ATGCTTTCAATAATTATTTGTAGCCGTGACCCTGAAACGCTAGCGAAAGTTAGCCAGAGTATAGCCGATACAGTTGGGGTACCTTATGAAATAATTGCGATTGATAATAGCACCAAGAAATACGGCATTTGCGAAGCTTATAATCTAGGCGCTGCCCAAGCGAAGTATGAAACCTTGTGCTTCATGCACGAAGACATTCGGTTTCATACAGACAGCTGGGGCAGTGTTGTTGTTGAGATACTACGCGACGCCACCATTGGGGTATTGGGGGTGGCCGGCGGCACCTTCCAGCCCAAAGCACCTACTGGGTGGGGGGCCGACAGTGCGGCCTCCATCTACATGAACATAACCCATACCGTCAACGGGGAAGCGCCCAAGCTTGATCGTATTAATCCTACCGATGCCGTGTTAGTAGATGTTGCGGCAGTTGATGGCGTTTGGCTTTGTGTACGAAAATCGGTTTGGCAAGAGTCGCCGTTTGATGCCGTAGCCTTTCCAGGCTTTCACTTCTACGATGTAGATTTCTGCACACGTATTTTCCTGAAATATCGAATCTGTGTGACGTTTAATGTTATGATTGAGCACTTTTCGAAAGGTTCATACGACGATAAGTGGTACAAGGAAGCGCTTTCATTTTATAAGAAGAGGCGTCAATACTTGCCTTTCGGGGTAAAAGAGCTTTCGGACCAGGAGAAAGAAAGAATAAGCTTGAAGGAATTAATTTATTTCACATGCGGATTTATTGATCGTAAAATTAGCAAGGCCGATAGTGTATACCTTGTGCATGATTGCCTTGCCAGAAGCTCATACAAAAGAGAGTCTTGGTGGTTGATTAAAAAGCTATTAACCGGAAGGTAA
- a CDS encoding glycosyltransferase family 4 protein, which yields MAKRKRIALIYAYNENWIGGTYYIENLIAALGQLPDAKQPELLIFSHEAADAERLQQAVYYPYWSFRRFERSLSLPERALNKLTSKVLGRRFISPLYNDIDLVFPLPVALRSYFRHVLHQLYWIPDFQEHYLPAFFAPEEIQGRKAEQQVVVNSGKHIVFSSHAAQHDFESIYPLNQLIQHVLQFAVTSAAVSKPSDTCVKYGIESPYFICSNQFWKHKNHPVVLRALAQLLQTHPQAQGVFTGKEYDHRNPTYYEELVALKSELALDKAVKFLGFIPRKDQVALMQQAVAVIQPSLFEGWSTVVEDAKALNTPLVVSDLKVHEEQLLNYEAKLFFSPDDASTLAHCMAQVLNGQLPARPYDYHRDVVRFGERFMESVSRILVN from the coding sequence ATGGCTAAGCGAAAAAGGATTGCGTTAATCTACGCCTATAACGAGAATTGGATTGGTGGCACGTACTACATCGAAAATCTAATCGCTGCCCTTGGGCAGCTACCCGATGCCAAGCAACCAGAACTGCTAATCTTTAGTCACGAAGCTGCCGATGCTGAACGCCTTCAGCAAGCGGTATATTATCCTTATTGGTCGTTCCGGCGTTTCGAGCGGTCGCTGTCCTTACCGGAGCGGGCATTGAATAAGCTAACAAGTAAGGTACTAGGTCGGCGTTTCATAAGCCCGCTTTATAACGACATCGACCTGGTTTTTCCGCTACCCGTTGCGTTACGTTCCTACTTTCGCCACGTGCTGCACCAACTATATTGGATTCCGGATTTTCAGGAGCATTACCTACCCGCATTTTTTGCGCCGGAAGAAATTCAAGGGCGTAAAGCTGAGCAGCAAGTAGTAGTAAACTCTGGCAAGCATATTGTGTTCAGCAGCCATGCTGCACAGCACGATTTCGAATCAATTTACCCGCTTAACCAGTTGATCCAACACGTGTTACAGTTTGCGGTAACGAGTGCAGCCGTGTCCAAGCCGTCTGATACGTGTGTAAAATACGGGATTGAGTCGCCGTACTTTATTTGCAGTAACCAATTCTGGAAACATAAGAACCATCCTGTTGTGCTAAGGGCCCTCGCCCAACTGCTGCAAACACATCCGCAAGCACAGGGAGTATTCACTGGCAAAGAGTACGACCACCGAAATCCCACTTACTACGAAGAGCTGGTCGCTCTAAAAAGTGAATTAGCTTTAGACAAAGCAGTAAAATTTTTAGGATTTATTCCTCGAAAAGACCAAGTTGCTTTGATGCAGCAGGCCGTAGCTGTCATCCAACCTTCCTTGTTTGAAGGATGGAGTACAGTGGTGGAAGACGCCAAGGCGTTAAATACGCCCTTAGTGGTATCAGACTTGAAAGTCCACGAAGAACAACTGCTTAATTACGAAGCCAAGTTATTTTTTTCACCGGACGATGCCAGCACTTTAGCGCACTGCATGGCGCAAGTTTTGAATGGTCAGTTACCCGCGCGGCCTTATGATTACCACCGCGATGTCGTGCGTTTTGGGGAAAGGTTTATGGAATCTGTTTCCCGAATATTAGTTAACTAA
- a CDS encoding glycosyltransferase, with the protein MVFSNKILLLIPNLGLGGAQRVFHDHSVELAKHYAITEAVFNLEGGDLYPSGNPVVSLDVSGGGGPLDKLQNFQRRVSGLRQLRERLRPAIVISHLEGADYVNLLSGGPGKTILCVHGSKLHDANIRGPVGWLRKKVLIPMLYRRAARIVTVSTGIREELVRGMGLPAHKIQVINNFFDVELIRQQADALVPAPFAELANQGPVLVTSGRLSREKNLLALLDVFQQVRRQLPTCRLLIIGQGEEYLAMLARCQALGLAVYTSEQAPAEASQAAVLFAGFQANPHAFIAKATLFVLPSLNEGFPMALGEAMVCGLPVVAADCPTGPREILSPATPEPAQPLRHAETAPYGVLLPVISNIATYAADVTTWSQTLTTLLLNPIEQDRLREQARHRMNDFSRQHIAGQWLRLVEEVRQS; encoded by the coding sequence ATGGTTTTCTCCAATAAAATTCTATTACTAATTCCAAACCTAGGGTTAGGTGGGGCGCAACGCGTATTTCACGACCACAGCGTGGAACTGGCCAAGCACTATGCCATCACCGAAGCCGTATTCAACCTTGAGGGCGGCGACCTGTACCCCAGCGGCAACCCCGTGGTGAGCCTGGACGTGAGCGGGGGAGGGGGCCCGTTGGACAAGCTGCAAAATTTCCAGCGGCGCGTCAGCGGGCTGCGTCAGCTCCGGGAGCGGTTGCGGCCTGCGATCGTTATTAGTCATCTCGAAGGAGCTGACTATGTGAATTTGCTAAGTGGCGGTCCTGGCAAAACGATACTCTGTGTGCACGGTTCCAAGCTGCACGATGCCAATATTCGGGGACCGGTAGGTTGGCTTCGTAAAAAAGTACTGATACCTATGCTCTACCGACGAGCCGCCCGTATTGTCACCGTGAGCACCGGTATTCGGGAGGAGTTGGTGCGGGGAATGGGATTGCCGGCGCATAAAATTCAGGTAATCAATAATTTTTTCGACGTAGAACTGATCCGTCAACAGGCGGATGCTCTGGTGCCAGCTCCTTTTGCTGAATTAGCAAACCAGGGGCCTGTATTGGTAACGTCCGGCCGGCTATCCCGCGAAAAAAATCTACTGGCTTTGCTCGACGTTTTCCAGCAAGTAAGGCGGCAGTTACCCACCTGCCGACTGCTAATAATAGGACAGGGTGAAGAATACTTGGCAATGCTTGCCCGCTGCCAAGCGCTGGGACTCGCGGTGTACACTTCTGAGCAAGCACCGGCTGAAGCGTCACAAGCGGCAGTGTTGTTTGCGGGGTTTCAGGCCAATCCGCATGCCTTTATTGCTAAAGCAACGCTCTTCGTACTGCCTTCACTAAATGAGGGTTTCCCGATGGCCTTGGGTGAAGCAATGGTATGCGGACTGCCCGTGGTTGCTGCCGATTGCCCAACCGGCCCGCGCGAAATTTTATCACCCGCCACGCCCGAGCCAGCGCAGCCCTTGCGGCACGCCGAAACAGCTCCATATGGGGTGCTACTACCAGTCATCAGTAATATTGCTACCTACGCCGCAGATGTGACCACTTGGAGCCAGACGCTAACTACGCTGTTGCTCAATCCTATTGAGCAAGACCGGCTGCGTGAGCAGGCTCGTCATCGGATGAATGATTTCTCACGGCAGCACATTGCTGGCCAGTGGCTTCGGCTGGTAGAAGAGGTGCGCCAGAGCTAG
- a CDS encoding glycosyltransferase family 4 protein, with protein sequence MPTLIPPTILVVDNSRAVTGALNAMRHATGPLRPGLAFEYVLPTGSTGRAVLEADGYCVHELPFVEISRRKADLLRYVPVLLLNGWRLRQLARQRGAQVIHLNDFYNLTGYVAKALSLGKLRVVTHVRFLPQSLPQPLARPWRWLAEHWADRVVCVSEAVRRYFGVGEQVVVIYDPLPGAERYPAAAHPARPDGTVQCLYLSNYIQGKGQDLVLAAFEQAYARDQRLRLLFVGGDMGMAKNRQFREQLEARVRAGGLQEVIRFAGFAADVEQAIKEADVLLNFSESESFSLTCLDALYYGTPLIASDCGGPAELFENGRSGLLVPNRDVAAMSTAITQLAADAELREQFAAAGRAYVRQKFAPANTYEKLGALYDAVLGR encoded by the coding sequence ATGCCTACTCTTATACCGCCGACTATTCTGGTGGTCGACAACTCCCGGGCTGTGACGGGGGCACTGAACGCTATGCGTCACGCTACGGGGCCCCTGCGGCCAGGGCTGGCGTTCGAATACGTACTGCCCACGGGCAGCACGGGCCGGGCCGTGCTGGAAGCTGATGGCTACTGTGTGCACGAGCTGCCGTTTGTCGAAATCAGCCGCCGCAAGGCCGATTTGCTGCGCTACGTGCCCGTGCTGCTGCTGAATGGCTGGCGGCTGCGGCAGCTGGCGCGGCAGCGGGGGGCACAGGTGATCCACCTCAACGACTTTTACAACCTGACCGGCTACGTGGCCAAGGCGCTGAGCCTGGGCAAGCTGCGGGTGGTGACGCACGTGCGGTTCTTGCCCCAAAGCCTGCCGCAGCCGCTGGCCCGCCCGTGGCGGTGGCTGGCTGAGCACTGGGCCGATCGGGTAGTGTGCGTATCAGAGGCCGTGCGCCGGTACTTTGGGGTGGGGGAGCAGGTGGTGGTCATTTACGACCCGCTGCCCGGGGCCGAACGTTACCCGGCCGCTGCGCACCCGGCCCGGCCCGACGGCACGGTGCAGTGCCTGTATTTGAGTAATTACATTCAGGGCAAGGGGCAGGACCTGGTGCTGGCAGCCTTCGAGCAAGCCTACGCCCGCGACCAGCGGCTGCGGCTGCTATTCGTGGGGGGCGACATGGGCATGGCAAAAAACCGGCAGTTTCGAGAGCAGCTGGAGGCGCGGGTGCGGGCGGGAGGCTTGCAGGAGGTGATCCGCTTCGCGGGGTTTGCGGCCGATGTGGAGCAGGCCATTAAGGAAGCCGATGTGCTACTGAATTTTTCCGAGTCGGAATCATTTTCCCTAACCTGCCTGGACGCGCTGTACTATGGCACCCCACTGATTGCCAGCGACTGCGGCGGCCCAGCCGAACTGTTTGAAAACGGCCGCTCGGGCCTACTCGTGCCTAACCGCGACGTGGCTGCTATGAGCACAGCTATTACGCAGCTCGCGGCCGATGCCGAATTGCGCGAGCAATTCGCGGCAGCGGGCCGGGCCTACGTGCGGCAGAAGTTTGCGCCAGCCAATACTTACGAAAAGCTGGGGGCCCTGTACGACGCGGTGTTGGGCCGGTAG
- a CDS encoding glycosyltransferase family 2 protein produces MIVSIVIPSFRQPTELDGALLSIAQQSRKDYEIIIVDGGSQDETEAVVKKYSHLPITFKSEPDKGIYDAMNKGIILSKGSYVYFMGCDDRLAAPDVLEKVFDCIDITNNHVIYGDALFSDTGMRYDGEFTHFKLLEKNICHQAIFTRKDVFARLGNFDTRYVIYADWEFNMRWFNTSWLKRRYVGIIVSHFNATGFSSSHDDKVFFAEQQSLIKKYFPKIVQYLIKNRSKRLHQRTINFLTFNRIEIIKKLMKI; encoded by the coding sequence ATGATTGTAAGTATCGTTATTCCTTCTTTTCGTCAGCCTACCGAGTTGGATGGTGCTCTATTATCAATTGCTCAACAGAGCCGTAAGGACTACGAAATAATAATCGTAGATGGTGGTTCACAGGACGAGACCGAAGCTGTAGTGAAGAAATACAGTCATCTGCCAATAACGTTTAAATCCGAACCTGATAAAGGTATCTATGATGCTATGAATAAAGGTATCATCTTGAGTAAAGGGAGTTATGTTTATTTTATGGGTTGCGATGACCGTTTGGCAGCCCCTGATGTGCTCGAAAAAGTTTTTGATTGCATTGACATTACTAATAACCATGTTATTTATGGCGATGCCTTATTCAGCGATACTGGTATGCGCTACGATGGTGAATTTACGCATTTTAAATTGTTAGAAAAAAATATTTGCCACCAAGCTATTTTTACTCGAAAGGATGTATTTGCCCGATTAGGCAATTTTGATACTCGTTACGTAATTTATGCTGATTGGGAATTTAATATGCGATGGTTTAATACTAGTTGGTTAAAGCGGCGATACGTTGGAATTATTGTCTCGCATTTCAACGCCACTGGATTCAGTTCTAGTCACGACGATAAAGTTTTTTTTGCAGAACAGCAATCATTAATAAAAAAATATTTCCCTAAAATTGTTCAATACCTGATAAAGAATAGAAGTAAAAGATTGCATCAAAGAACAATCAATTTTCTTACTTTTAATCGTATTGAAATTATTAAAAAATTAATGAAAATTTGA
- a CDS encoding glycosyltransferase family 2 protein, with the protein MGQRIDSVLQQTYSNLEILILDDCSPDNSRDIIEVYAKKDQRIKTVYNEKNSGSTFKQWDKGISLCTGEYIWIAESDDYADASLVERLLAKIRVNPAIALAYCDSYDVDGENIIHGKQSDALGAVDAELWKHDFTVAGLPLVLRFMAYRNIIPNASAVLLRYAAAVQAGPAAAELIILGDWLYWVKIMSVGEVAYVASPLNYFRAHRNNVRSKTIANGTILEEITSTLPLLKSYGPLDESLYKRKIAELAESWFSTLVNVNTPFERHVKIYNNINSIEPGLGPKTVVKVFGKMFRNRLSGFKMLIGDGLINPLLKRLFKK; encoded by the coding sequence TTGGGTCAACGCATTGACAGTGTTTTACAGCAGACTTATTCGAATTTAGAGATTTTAATATTGGATGACTGTTCGCCAGACAATAGCCGTGATATAATAGAGGTTTATGCAAAAAAGGACCAACGCATTAAAACCGTCTATAACGAGAAAAATAGCGGTAGTACTTTCAAACAGTGGGATAAGGGCATCAGCCTTTGCACGGGCGAATATATTTGGATTGCAGAAAGTGACGATTATGCGGACGCAAGTCTAGTTGAGCGGCTGTTGGCCAAAATACGTGTTAATCCGGCCATTGCGTTGGCCTACTGTGATTCTTACGACGTTGATGGGGAGAACATAATACATGGCAAACAGTCGGATGCGTTAGGCGCGGTCGATGCTGAGCTATGGAAGCATGACTTCACCGTTGCTGGCTTGCCACTTGTACTTCGGTTTATGGCTTACCGCAACATTATCCCTAATGCTAGTGCAGTGCTGCTGCGCTACGCAGCAGCTGTGCAAGCCGGGCCAGCAGCTGCAGAATTGATAATCCTTGGCGATTGGCTGTACTGGGTAAAGATTATGTCCGTTGGGGAAGTGGCTTATGTGGCAAGTCCACTCAATTATTTCCGTGCCCACCGAAATAACGTTCGTAGTAAAACCATAGCGAATGGGACAATTTTAGAAGAAATTACCAGCACGTTACCGCTGTTAAAATCTTATGGCCCGCTAGACGAATCGCTATATAAAAGAAAAATTGCTGAATTAGCCGAATCTTGGTTTAGTACGCTTGTGAATGTTAATACTCCGTTTGAGCGCCATGTTAAGATTTACAATAATATCAATAGTATTGAACCTGGTCTAGGTCCCAAAACTGTTGTTAAAGTATTTGGTAAAATGTTTCGTAACAGGCTCAGCGGCTTTAAAATGTTAATCGGTGACGGGTTAATTAATCCTTTACTTAAACGATTGTTTAAAAAATAA
- a CDS encoding glycosyltransferase family 2 protein, whose translation MAAATPFFSVIVPSYNRADIITLTLEAILRQEDADFELIVVDDGSRDNTEEVVARLHDPRIRYFRKENGERGAARNYGARQARGRYLNFFDSDDEMYPNHLRVVREFLAAHGEVEFLHTGYEVINGAGRVVHEVCDFPPLTNELLLHDNQMACNTVFVRRDVALANPFEENRALASAEDWELWLRLASQYPFHSISKCTFCLREHDGRSLNTIAPEVVRLRDELFAHLMAANQDFARRYPGKVPYFVANRYTFITLTLALAKNRRLDTLRYLYRALRADPTVLWRRRFLASIKHLF comes from the coding sequence ATGGCCGCTGCTACCCCTTTCTTTTCGGTAATCGTGCCTAGCTACAACCGCGCCGATATCATTACGCTGACGCTGGAAGCCATTTTGCGGCAGGAAGACGCCGACTTCGAGCTGATTGTGGTCGATGACGGCAGCCGCGACAATACGGAAGAAGTGGTGGCCCGTTTGCACGACCCGCGCATCCGCTACTTCCGTAAAGAAAACGGGGAGCGGGGTGCGGCCCGCAACTACGGAGCCCGACAGGCGCGCGGGCGGTACCTGAACTTCTTCGACTCCGACGACGAGATGTATCCCAACCATCTGCGGGTGGTGCGGGAATTCCTGGCTGCTCATGGCGAGGTGGAGTTTTTGCACACCGGCTACGAGGTGATCAACGGCGCGGGCCGCGTGGTACACGAGGTCTGCGACTTTCCGCCGCTAACCAACGAACTACTGCTGCACGACAACCAGATGGCGTGCAACACCGTGTTTGTACGGCGCGACGTAGCCCTAGCCAATCCGTTCGAGGAGAACCGGGCCCTGGCTTCAGCCGAAGACTGGGAATTGTGGCTACGGCTGGCTAGCCAATACCCGTTTCACAGCATCTCCAAATGCACGTTTTGCCTGCGAGAGCATGACGGGCGCAGCCTCAATACCATCGCTCCAGAAGTAGTGCGACTGCGTGACGAATTGTTCGCGCACCTAATGGCGGCTAACCAGGATTTTGCCCGGCGATATCCAGGCAAGGTGCCTTACTTTGTTGCCAACCGCTATACATTTATCACTCTTACGCTGGCACTAGCTAAGAACCGCCGCTTAGATACCTTACGCTATTTGTACCGAGCTCTGCGGGCCGACCCTACCGTGCTATGGCGACGGCGCTTCCTAGCTTCCATTAAGCATTTATTTTAA
- a CDS encoding glycosyltransferase family 4 protein, with protein sequence MPRLPITTRVEVIYNGVPRYVSVGAEPGLLPIPAGSFVFGMVGRGNQQKGWGDALAAYVPK encoded by the coding sequence GTGCCGCGGCTACCCATTACCACGCGGGTGGAGGTGATTTACAACGGGGTGCCGCGCTATGTGTCGGTAGGGGCGGAGCCGGGGCTCCTGCCCATCCCGGCTGGCAGCTTCGTGTTTGGCATGGTGGGCCGCGGCAACCAGCAGAAGGGCTGGGGCGATGCGCTGGCGGCCTACGTCCCCAAGTGA
- a CDS encoding glycosyltransferase family 2 protein, with the protein MIQVSVIIINYNTFRLTSEAIASVQQHTRGVSYEVIVVDNASTECDPGRFVEAFPTVRLVRNPENSGFAKGNNLGIAHATGETVLLLNSDAAVRNDALTLTYGALVADPKLGIATGQLRYPDGRLQYQCGRFPSLRLQLVELLRLQKVMSAQKRGEVLLGTFFGHETPFRPDWVWGTYFHVKRHVVSKLPGGKLPDDFFMYAEDLQWCYAVRKLGYEVEYVPGAHIMHHFAQSTKQEKKLNQLNMILRNEDSFLRREYGNWSTSSYYLAKMLNLLLSSSGSSANRYLALQYRRLLLRQDLLTANNSPV; encoded by the coding sequence ATGATTCAGGTTTCCGTCATCATCATCAATTACAATACGTTCCGGCTGACCAGCGAGGCCATTGCTTCGGTGCAGCAGCACACGAGGGGGGTATCGTACGAGGTTATTGTGGTGGACAATGCCTCCACTGAATGTGACCCCGGCCGGTTTGTGGAAGCCTTCCCGACAGTGCGGCTGGTGCGCAACCCCGAAAACTCGGGCTTCGCCAAGGGCAATAATCTGGGGATTGCGCACGCCACTGGCGAAACCGTACTGCTGCTCAACAGCGACGCGGCCGTGCGCAACGATGCTCTCACGCTGACGTACGGGGCCCTGGTGGCCGACCCGAAGCTGGGTATTGCCACGGGGCAGCTGCGTTACCCCGACGGCCGGCTGCAATACCAGTGCGGCCGGTTTCCGTCGCTGCGCCTGCAACTGGTGGAGCTGCTGCGCCTGCAAAAAGTCATGAGCGCCCAAAAGCGGGGCGAGGTGCTACTGGGTACTTTCTTCGGGCACGAAACGCCGTTTCGTCCCGATTGGGTGTGGGGTACTTATTTCCACGTGAAGCGGCACGTGGTAAGCAAGCTGCCCGGTGGGAAGCTGCCCGACGACTTTTTTATGTACGCCGAGGATTTGCAATGGTGCTACGCCGTGCGCAAGCTGGGTTACGAAGTAGAATACGTGCCAGGGGCCCACATCATGCACCACTTCGCGCAGAGCACTAAGCAGGAAAAGAAGCTGAACCAGCTGAACATGATCCTGCGCAACGAAGACAGCTTTTTGCGCCGGGAGTATGGCAACTGGTCTACTTCCAGCTACTACCTAGCCAAGATGCTAAACCTGCTGCTGTCGAGCAGTGGTAGTTCGGCCAACCGATACCTGGCCCTGCAGTACCGCCGGCTATTGCTTCGGCAGGACCTACTCACCGCAAACAACTCCCCCGTCTAA
- a CDS encoding glycosyltransferase family 4 protein, with protein sequence MKILISTWSLQVGGGEVLAMNLAAELVKRGHQVVVFNQRDELIDQKLVQRLLPPEVQVLSMADKPLQRFWAHKVNALQDRLGRPAVFYEECQRTYLKECLMRHRIELISSHATFSDRLCAPVAQQLGLPLVITEHGEYSRFILEGRRDFATVLHSASRILTVSKYNQQVLQGAFTDLPPVQTVYNGVTTDNANTAAEMRQQLGIPREAFVFGLVARGIPDKGWEQATQAFRLFQSLISNQQRPAHLVLVGGSEYLRQLQVTCTEDAGIIFTGQVPNPDFYIAGFDVGLLPTYFQAEALPLAIIEYMINGKPVIATRVGGISELLAPATGAAGQLIELDAATRKPGVPMLAQAMVRYYTESALYASHAHHAQEASQQFTMSTCAAHYEDVFQQVLAASA encoded by the coding sequence ATGAAGATTTTGATTTCTACTTGGTCGTTGCAAGTCGGTGGGGGAGAAGTACTGGCTATGAACCTAGCGGCGGAACTGGTAAAACGTGGTCATCAGGTAGTGGTATTTAACCAGCGGGATGAGTTAATCGACCAAAAGCTAGTACAACGGCTGTTGCCGCCTGAAGTGCAGGTACTATCGATGGCTGACAAGCCACTGCAAAGATTTTGGGCTCATAAAGTGAATGCTTTGCAAGACCGTCTCGGCCGGCCGGCGGTATTTTATGAGGAGTGCCAACGAACTTACCTTAAAGAGTGCTTGATGCGACACCGCATTGAGTTAATTAGTAGCCATGCCACTTTCTCTGATCGTTTGTGCGCTCCGGTGGCCCAGCAGTTGGGGTTGCCGCTGGTGATTACCGAACACGGGGAATATAGCCGGTTTATACTGGAAGGACGACGCGACTTTGCCACTGTACTGCATAGCGCCAGTCGCATTCTGACCGTTTCAAAGTATAATCAGCAGGTGTTGCAGGGTGCATTCACCGATCTACCGCCGGTGCAGACTGTATATAATGGTGTTACAACCGATAACGCCAACACGGCTGCTGAAATGCGGCAGCAGCTGGGCATACCTCGCGAAGCTTTTGTTTTCGGCCTAGTGGCGCGAGGTATCCCAGACAAGGGGTGGGAGCAGGCTACGCAGGCCTTTCGTCTGTTTCAGAGCCTTATATCGAATCAGCAACGGCCGGCCCATCTGGTGCTGGTTGGAGGAAGTGAATATCTGCGACAACTTCAAGTAACTTGCACCGAAGACGCAGGTATTATATTTACGGGACAAGTACCCAACCCCGATTTCTACATCGCTGGTTTCGATGTGGGATTACTGCCTACCTATTTCCAGGCGGAAGCCCTGCCACTAGCAATTATTGAGTACATGATTAATGGCAAACCCGTCATTGCCACCCGCGTAGGGGGCATAAGTGAGCTGCTAGCGCCGGCTACGGGTGCGGCAGGACAACTAATTGAGCTGGATGCAGCAACCCGCAAGCCTGGGGTACCTATGTTGGCGCAAGCAATGGTGCGCTACTATACCGAGTCTGCGCTGTACGCGAGCCATGCGCACCATGCCCAGGAGGCCAGCCAGCAATTTACCATGTCGACCTGCGCTGCTCATTACGAGGATGTATTCCAACAGGTGCTAGCTGCTTCAGCCTGA
- a CDS encoding acyltransferase family protein, with protein sequence MIQQYPAALLTTTVKPQVHLGVLDLLRGFAALCVVLFHFTGDSNAGGALAKFYSPLMRETFSWGYLGVDIFFVISGFIIPYSIWNISYKVQDFGKYMIKRVVRICPPAYCIIGFILIQWYITDHFLHHDAKLTSSITLGQVLSNLFFLVPLTHYKWFNGVFWTLAIEFQFYIMIGLVFKYLYIESKLPIFIFSNVLLGLACHIPGFGGDNFLTFSPLFSMGGATLLFYKRKINKWAYLMTLIIFFGLSWSSLSLTAGLFGLVTSLIIAFVKVQHSIFKFIGTISYSLYLTHFLVGSTVEFLLSKLFSPMTEIQNVFGIVICIVLSCAASYVYYLLIEKPFLKIARRLKA encoded by the coding sequence ATGATTCAACAGTATCCAGCTGCCCTTCTGACTACTACAGTTAAACCACAAGTTCATCTTGGTGTCTTAGACTTATTGAGGGGATTCGCTGCCTTGTGCGTGGTTCTATTTCATTTTACTGGCGATAGCAATGCGGGCGGTGCTCTTGCTAAATTTTATTCCCCATTAATGCGAGAAACTTTCTCGTGGGGGTATTTAGGTGTTGATATTTTCTTTGTAATCTCCGGGTTTATCATTCCTTACAGTATCTGGAATATTAGTTACAAAGTTCAAGATTTTGGAAAATATATGATTAAAAGGGTTGTGAGGATATGTCCACCGGCTTACTGCATTATTGGTTTTATTTTGATACAATGGTACATTACCGACCATTTCTTGCACCATGATGCCAAGCTGACGAGTAGTATTACTTTAGGACAAGTGCTGAGTAATTTGTTTTTTTTAGTTCCACTTACTCATTATAAATGGTTTAACGGGGTGTTCTGGACGCTTGCCATAGAATTTCAATTTTACATAATGATAGGCCTAGTATTTAAATATCTTTATATTGAATCAAAACTACCTATTTTCATTTTTTCAAATGTATTGTTGGGACTAGCTTGCCATATTCCTGGGTTTGGAGGAGATAATTTTCTTACCTTTAGTCCTTTATTTTCCATGGGCGGGGCAACTTTGCTTTTCTATAAAAGAAAAATTAATAAATGGGCTTATCTGATGACTCTAATAATTTTTTTTGGTTTATCATGGTCATCACTCAGCTTGACAGCGGGATTATTTGGTTTAGTTACATCATTAATTATTGCTTTTGTTAAGGTTCAACATTCGATATTTAAATTTATTGGTACTATCTCGTATTCGCTTTACCTTACACATTTTTTAGTTGGTTCTACGGTTGAGTTTCTTCTTTCAAAATTATTTTCGCCAATGACTGAAATACAAAACGTATTTGGCATAGTTATATGTATCGTCTTGTCTTGCGCGGCTTCATACGTCTATTATCTTCTAATCGAGAAACCTTTTCTAAAAATTGCTCGCCGCTTGAAGGCATAA